The Synergistaceae bacterium DNA window AAGCTTTTGTTCCATAATCTTATGCAAAGTATTTTTCGCCAAACGGCTTGCATTATTTTAGTAGCCCAACCTCTCGCCTACTATAATCACATGACACTCTCTTCCCATTGGAGGTCTTTCAAACATAGTTACAATATGACATGCTCTTTCAGGTGAATTGCAGTCAGAGCAGTATCCTGTTGTCGCACAGGGAGTAGACAGATTAAGCCTGATCGTATTTGCCGGTGTTGCGATGTTACGCGCTCTGGACATGGCTTCATGAACTGTCATGGCTATTTTGTTTATTCCGGCTATTACAAGGAGTTTCCCTGGAGCCCAAGACATCGCTCCCACTCTGTTGCCTGTACCGTCTATATTTATTAACATGGCCTTGTCAAAGGCTATGGCATTTACGCTGGTCACTACCCAATCGGAAAGAAATTCTTTCATGAGAAGCACCCTGACCTCTTCCATGCCTAAATTTGGGTGCCAGTGATGAGCTGTCTGCGTGCCTCTCTTCTCTAAGGATTCTACAAGACCTATTTCTCTAACTGTCATAGATCCAGGAATACCTACTGTCGCAGTATTTGGAATTAGCTTTAGGGCTTCTTGGAGTGCGGACTCTTTGTCTTTGACGTACTGAGCTTTATAACCATGAGAGTTGAGTTTGTCACAGAGAGAAATACCTATTATTTCGTTTTTCTTTTCCATTGCTTCGCTCGTATTCATCAGAGTCACTCCCATTTTATTAATTAAGAATATGGCTATTTTTATAATTTCTCACGATAATTTCATATTATCAACTGTTTATTCTACCATTCTAATAGTTTTTTTACACTTTATCAAAGAAGTTTTTATTTCGCTTTTGCTTGTTATGACTTATACTTTGCTTTACTAAGGCTCTTTTGGGAGGTACTGATTTTGAAGAGTAAAGAACGCAATAAAATCATCAAAACAGAGACGTTTATAATTATTTGCCTATATCTTTTATTCTTTTTTTGGTGGTATTTTACTGCCTACGGTTTCGGGGATGACCCTTCTGAGTATAAATATATTTTTGGCTTCCCTGAATGGTTTTTTTATAGCTGTATAGTCGGCTACTTTATCGTAACTTTAGCTTTATGGGCTGCTGTGAAGTTTTTCTTCAAAGAAATGCCTTTGGACGAGGTAGAAAAAGATGATTGATAGAATAGAAATAATGATTCCTCTCGCTCTTTATTTAGCTTTAATTATGGCAATCGCCCTTTTCGCGAACAAAATTGCAGTTAGAAAAACCGATACTGCGGGCTTTATGGAAGAGTATTTTCTTGGCAGCCGCTCCATGGGCGGGTTCGTTCTTGCGATGGCAATAATCACCACTTATACAAGTGCAAGCAGTTTTATTGGAGGACCGGGCGTGGCATACAAGCTTGGCTTGGGCTGGATTTTGCTTTCTATGATTCAAGTTCCAACTGCTTTTTTAACTTTAGGAATTTTGGGAAAGCGCTTTGCAATCATAGCCCGTCGAACCAATGCAGTCACTGTTACAGACTTATTGCGTGCGAGATACAACAGTGATGCGGTCGTTATATTAGCGTCCGTCGCTCTCCTTGTTTTTTTTATGTCATCTATGTTGGCACAGTTCATCGGTGGGGCCAGACTTTTTGAATCTATTACGGGGTATTCATATCAGACAGGGCTGCTGATTTTCGGACTGACAGTGATAATTTATACTACAGTCGGCGGTTTTCGCGCTGTTATTCTTACGGACACGATACAGGGAATTATGATGGTAATGGCTTCAATTGCGATTCTTGTCGCAGTTATAGCGGCCGGAGGCGGTGTGTCCAATGTAATTTCTTCTCTGCACTCAATTGATCCCGGACTAATCACACCTAACGGAGCGGGAGAATCAATTCCTAAACCTTTCATCCTCTCCTTCTGGGTTTTGGTGGGATTTGGGATATTGGGACTGCCGCAAACCACTCAAAAGTGTCTCGGCTTTAGAGATTCTAAGTCACTGCACAGTGCAATGATAATAGGAACCGCTGTCGTGGGCTTTACAATGCTGACTATGCATCTGGCAGGAGCCATGGGAAGAGCGGTGCTTCCCGGAATAGAGATAGGAGATTTAGCGATACCAACTATAACCGTAAAACTTCTCTCCCCCTTTTGGGCAGGCATATTCATAGCCGGGCCTCTTGCCGCAATTATGTCAACTGTTGATTCAATGCTAATAATCTGCTCCGCCACGATAGTCAAAGACCTTTATTTTCACTACGTAGCTCATAACGATACGGCGCAACTTCCTCCAAAAAAAATTCGTTATATGAGCCTTA harbors:
- a CDS encoding YhdT family protein, with amino-acid sequence MILKSKERNKIIKTETFIIICLYLLFFFWWYFTAYGFGDDPSEYKYIFGFPEWFFYSCIVGYFIVTLALWAAVKFFFKEMPLDEVEKDD
- the panF gene encoding sodium/pantothenate symporter, which codes for MIDRIEIMIPLALYLALIMAIALFANKIAVRKTDTAGFMEEYFLGSRSMGGFVLAMAIITTYTSASSFIGGPGVAYKLGLGWILLSMIQVPTAFLTLGILGKRFAIIARRTNAVTVTDLLRARYNSDAVVILASVALLVFFMSSMLAQFIGGARLFESITGYSYQTGLLIFGLTVIIYTTVGGFRAVILTDTIQGIMMVMASIAILVAVIAAGGGVSNVISSLHSIDPGLITPNGAGESIPKPFILSFWVLVGFGILGLPQTTQKCLGFRDSKSLHSAMIIGTAVVGFTMLTMHLAGAMGRAVLPGIEIGDLAIPTITVKLLSPFWAGIFIAGPLAAIMSTVDSMLIICSATIVKDLYFHYVAHNDTAQLPPKKIRYMSLIVTGVIGLIVFFAALNPPALLVWINLFAFGGLEAVFLWPTLFGLYWERANSTGA
- a CDS encoding LUD domain-containing protein, translating into MNTSEAMEKKNEIIGISLCDKLNSHGYKAQYVKDKESALQEALKLIPNTATVGIPGSMTVREIGLVESLEKRGTQTAHHWHPNLGMEEVRVLLMKEFLSDWVVTSVNAIAFDKAMLINIDGTGNRVGAMSWAPGKLLVIAGINKIAMTVHEAMSRARNIATPANTIRLNLSTPCATTGYCSDCNSPERACHIVTMFERPPMGRECHVIIVGERLGY